Within Aliidiomarina minuta, the genomic segment CGTCGATGCAGCAGGCACTTCCGCAGATGCGATGGATTACGATTTCTCATCACAGGATCGTATTGTGCGTGGGCGTATGCCTACGCTTGAAATCGTTAATGAACGTTTTGCCCGTCATATGCGCATCAGTTTATTTAATATGATGCGTCGCAGTGCCGAAGTGTCTATCAATGGCGTGCAAATGATTAAGTTCGGCGAATACGTACACACACTATTTGTTCCTACCAGCCTCAATATGGTGCGTTTTCGTCCGTTAAAAGGAACCGCGCTGATAACCATGGAAGCGCGCCTGGTATTTATTCTGGTGGATAATTTCTTCGGTGGTGACGGTCGTTATCACGCGAAAATTGAAGGCCGTGAATTTACGCCAACGGAACGGCGTATTATCCAAATGCTGTTGAAGCTTATTTTTGAAGATTATAAAGAAGCCTGGGCGCCCGTTATGGATGTGGGTTTTGAATATCTGGACTCAGAAGTAAACCCAGCGATGGCAAATATCGTCAGTCCAACTGAAGTTATTGTTATCAGCTCATTTCATATAGAACTGGACGGTGGTGGCGGTGATTTTCATATTGCGTTGCCCTATTCGATGCTGGAACCTATTCGTGAGCTGCTGGATGCTGGTGTACAAAGCGATAAAGAAGATACCGATTTACGCTGGGGCAAAGCGCTCCGTGATGAAATCATGGACGTACCGGTTGAACTTAAAGCCAAGCTGCTGGACACTGAGTTGTCTTTGCGTGAGGTAATGGACCTGCAGTCTGGGGATGTTATTCCGATTGATATGCCGGAAGACCTCACGGTTTATATTGAGGAACTGCCCACGTTCCGAGCGAAAATGGGCCAGTCACGTGACAACGTGGCACTGAAAATTTCAGAAAAAATCAGACGTCCGGAAACTGTTAAATCAGACATCCATATGTTGACCCGTGGTGGTCAACGTATTGGCGGTGATGCTGAATTGCAGCAACTGGAAGAAGACTTTGACGTATAGAGACAGCCAACAGGCAAGAGGCGTTTATGAGTGATAAAGATGACAACGACACCCATGATGAAATGGATGATTGGGAAGCGGCCATGGCTGAACAGGAAGATACTGAAAAAGCTGAGGACGAGGTCGAGGGTGATAATGTTTTAGGTGCGAAAAGAGCAGAGCTGGAAGAGCTAAGCGATGACTCTAATCAAAGCCCTGAAGAGCGCCGTAAGCTGGATGCCATTTTAGATATCCCTGTGACTATTTCTATGGAAGTGGGTCGCAGTCAAATTAGTATTCGCAACTTATTACAGTTGAATCAGGGGTCGGTGGTTGAGCTTGAACGCGTTGCCGGTGAGCCTTTGGACGTACTGGTTAACGGCACTCTGATTGCGCACGGTGAAGTGGTTGTGGTGAACGATAAATTTGGTATTCGTCTGACTGACGTTATTAGCCAGTTAGAACGCATCCGTAAGCTGCGCTAATGGAACAGACAGGTGCGTTAAGCTGGGCCGACGCAGGTTCAACTCTGCTGATGCTCTTGGTGGTGCTGGTGGTTATTATACTACTGGCTGGCCTGGTGCGTAAGCTGAACATGCGTATGCCAACCTATAATAGCCCGGTTAAAATTCTGAGCTCCGTAGCCCTGGGTCCCAAAGAACGCCTGGTTATTGTCAGTATTGGCGAGCAAAAACTGTTGTTGGGTGTTACTGCTCATCAAATACAGTTATTGCAGACGTTGCCCGATGACTTTAAGGTAAAGGACACAGATAAATCGGCATCATCATCTTTTGCTCAGCAGGTTATCACGGCAATACGCCGCGACCGCTAGCAGAGTAGCAGCGGAACCCTCCCGTTATGAAATCAAAGTTAATCGCGCTCCTAATTACTTCGGTTGCGTTGTTCATTGCTACCTTTATACCTGAAGCTCAGGCTCAGGATACATTGAGTGCTATCACAGTGACCACCAACGAAGACGGTAGTCAGGAGTACTCGGTTACATTGCAGATTTTAGTCATTATGACAGCGCTGAGTTTTATTCCAGCGATGGTCATAATGATGACTTCGTTTACCCGAATTATAGTGGTGCTGGCAATTCTGCGGCAGGCTATAGGTTTGCAATCCTCACCGTCTAACCAAATTCTGATTGGTATTACGTTGTTTTTGACTTTTTTCATCATGACCCCGGTTCTGAACACTATCAATGAAGACGCATTGCAACCTTACCTGGCGGAGGAAATAGCGCCGTTGGAAGCGGTCGACAGAGCCAGAGCCCCCGTGCAGGCTTTTATGTTGTCGCAAACACGGCTTACTGACCTGGAAACCTTTATTGATATATCGGGTTATGAGGGCATTGAAGGCCCGGAAGATGTGCCTATGACTATTCTGATTCCGGCTTTTATCACCAGCGAATTGAAAACTGCTTTCCAGATTGGTTTTATGATCTTTATCCCATTTCTGATTATTGATTTGGTAGTCGCCAGTGTACTGATGGCCATGGGTATGATGATGCTGTCACCCATGATTGTATCACTGCCTTTTAAATTAATGTTGTTTGTACTGGTCGATGGGTGGAGCATGGTGATGCGCACACTGGCTGGTAGTTACGGATTATAGCGGGAGGTACTGATGTCACCAGAGGTCTTTTTAGATGTATTCCGCGATGCGCTTTTTATGATAGTGGTGCTGGTCAGCGCTATTATTATTCCCAGTCTGTTGGTAGGTCTGGCCGTGGCCGTGTTTCAGGCTGCTACTTCAATTAACGAACAAACCTTGAGTTTCCTGCCTCGTTTGCTGGTAACACTAACGGTAATTGGCCTGGGGGGGCATTGGTTTGTGCAGATGCTGATGGATTTTACCATCGGCATGTATATGCGAATCCCTGAAGTTGTTGGTTAATGAATATTCTCGAAAGCGTCGTCCTGGATTGGCTGGCGCAGCACTACTGGCCTTTTGTCAGAGTCAGCAGTATGTTTCTTACTATGGCTGTATTCAGTGGCCAGGGCTTGCCTGCACGCATTAAAATCTTCTTTTCGGTCGCTATTGTTTTTGCAATTGCACCAGCGTTACCTGCCGTAGAAATGCCATTCGAACCCGTATCGCTCAGTGGTATGTTGGTAACCGTGCAGCAAATTCTGGTAGGTGTCGCTTTAGGCTTTTTATCCTTATTGGCAGTAAATACTTTCACTATTGCCGGCCAGGTGCTGGGTATGCAGGTGGGTCTTGGTTTTGCCGCTATGGTGGATCCGAACAGTGGTCAACAGGTGCCTGTACTAGCTCAGTTTTATCTGCTGATGGCTACTTTAATGTTTCTCGCTTTTGACGGGCATTTACTTATGCTGCGAGTGGTGGTGCATAGTTTTGAAGCTATTCCGGTAGGCCCTATGGGTCTGGATGCCGAATCATTTTTCTATATTGCAAACTGGGCTACCTGGATGTTTTCGGCAGCGCTGGGTTTTGCACTTTCAGCAATGATTTCAATACTGCTGATTAACCTTTCTTTTGGCGTGATGACGCGGGCTTCCCCGCAACTTAATATATTTACCATAGGCTTTCCGATAACCATGATCTCCGGTTTAATGGTGTTATGGCTGACGGTTGGTAATTTCGTCGTTCACTTTGAAAACCAGTGGCAGCGTGCGATTAATGGCATGTGTTTCCTGCTGGGCGGTAACTGTTAGGAGCGCTTATGGCAGAGACTGATCAGGAACGTACAGAAGAACCTACGCAGAAGAAGCTGGATGACGCGAAAAAGAAAGGACAAATAGCACGCTCTAAAGAAATGGGAACTCTTGGAGTCTTATTGTCTGCGGCCATAGGCATGCTTGCAGTTGGGAGCTGGATGGCTGAAGCCATGTTAAGTATTATGGCGCGCCAGTTTTCAGTGTCTCGTGAAGTGATTTTTGATGAGAATGCGACTATCAATATCTGGTCCGGTATTCTGAGTACTCTAATGGTTCCGCTGGGCACTTTTTTTGCCATTGTTGTATTTGGTGCTTTTGTGGGTAATACCATAGTTGGTGGCTTTAATTTTTCCTGGCAGGGGGCTTCTTTTAAACCTAATAAAATGAGTCCGTTAAAGGGTTTCAAGCGGATGTTTGGTACTCAGGCTCTGGTTGAACTCCTTAAAGCTATCGCTAAGTTCAGTGTGGTTGCGGTCTCGGCTTTCTTTTTATTGCGCTGGCAATTTCCCAATATTCTGATGCTGTCCTACGGCATAATACCGCAAACTATGAATGACGCAGTTTTATTGTTGGGCTTGATGTTTCTGTTATTGGTTTGCTCCTTGCTTATTATTGTAGCTATTGATGTGCCTTTTCAGCGTTATAACCATAATAAGCAGCTACGTATGACTAAGCAGGAAGTTAAAGACGAGCGCAAGAACGCAGAGGGTAGTCCGGAAGTTAAAGGTAAAATTCGTCAGATGCAGCTGTCGATGGCGATGAAACGCATGATGCAGGATATTCCACAAGCCGACGTGATAGTTACTAACCCGACTCACTTTGCAGTTGCGTTAAGCTACAACCCGCTATCTAAAGGCGCACCTATGGTAGTGGCTAAAGGTAATGACGAGGTCGCGGCCCGTATTCGTGAAGTTGCAATGGATAGTGAGGTGCCTATTGTGCAGTCAGCGGCTCTGGCGCGGGCTATTTATTACAGCACCAAGATAGGGCAGGAAGTACCAGAAGGCTTATTCGTTGCAGTGGCGCAAATCCTGGCTTACGTATTTCAGCTTAAAGACTATAAACGTGGTCAGGGCAAACGTCCAAAGCAGCCTAAAGACTCCCCGATTCCCGAAGATTTGCAACATGAATAGTGCTCGTTGCGAGGCCTGCAGGCATCCGCTATGATGCGCGCCTACACGGCGAGTAATGTGAACACATAAAGGTACCTGAATGGCAGCTGAATTAACTATCGCTCTGGCGCAAATTAACCTGACCGTTGGCGCTATTTCAGCGAATACGGAAAAAGTGGTGCAGCTTATTAAGGAGCAATCCGATGCTGATATTATTGTTTTTCCTGAGCTGACCCTGACCGGATATCCGTTGGAAGATATTGTTTATCGTTCTGATCTATATCATGCCCTGGAAGAGGCTATTGAACGGGTTATTGAAGCCAGTCAGGAAACCGCCGTGTTAATTGGTTACCCAGAGACTGACGGTAAGCAAATTTATAATGTCGTCTCTGTTTTTCATCAGGGACAACGACTGGCCCATTACCGCAAGCAGTTATTGCCTAACTACAGTATCTTTGACGAAAAACGCTATTTTACCGCTGGCGAAGAAAGCTGTGTATTTGAATTTAAAGGACACCAGATTGGCCTTCTTATTTGTGAAGACCTATGGCAACCGGAGCCTATTGCCCGTGCAAAAGCCTGTGGAGCCGAACTTATTCTGTCAGTCAATGCCTCCCCCTATGAAGAATATAAAGCCGCCCAGCGGCTGCAGGTTTTGCATCAGAGAAGTACTGAAACGAATTTACCTGTGGTGTATGTGAATCAAGTAGGCGGCCAGGATGAGTTTATTTTTGATGGTAACTCCGTAGTCCTGGATGCTGCAGGCGAAGCCCGCGTTCAGCTGGCACATTGTGAAGAAGAAATATATAACGCTCGTTTTGAGGATGGCGTTTTAAAAGACAGTTATCAGGCACCACAACTTAGCGCAGAGGCTGCGCTTTATAAGGCTCTGGTGCTGGCACTACGCGATTATGTCGAGAAGAATGGTTTCAAAAAATTACTTCTGGGTTTATCGGGAGGCATCGATTCCGCTTTAACCTTGGCATTAGCTGTCGATGCGGTGGGTGCTGATAAAGTTCGTGCAGTTATGATGCCTTATCAGTATACCGCCGATATCAGTGTTGAGGATGCCCGTCAGCAGGCAGAATGGCTGGGTTGCCAGTTTGATATTGTACCTGTTGCCGGCATGGTCGATAGTTATATGCAGGTGTTGCCGTCACTGACCGGAGAGAAAGAGCTTGATACTACTGAGGAGAACCTGCAGGCAAGATGCCGCGGTGTGCTGCTAATGGCTATTTCTAATAAAGAAGGCAGCCTGTTGTTGAGTACGGGCAATAAAAGTGAGCTGGCAGTAGGTTACTGTACTTTGTACGGTGATATGTGCGGCGGTTTTGCGCCGGTAAAAGATGTGTCTAAGGGTTTAGTTTATACACTTTCACGTTACAGAAATACGCTTGGCAAAGCCATACCGGAACGCGTTATCGAACGACCTCCTTCAGCGGAACTTGCTCCAGAGCAAAAAGACGAGGACTCCCTACCTCCTTACCCGATTCTGGATGAAATTATTGCGGCCTACGTTGAGCAAGATCAGTCACTAGCTGATATGATTAATGCAGGATATGATGAAGAAACTGTCAGGCACATTGTACGTCTGATTGATAGAAATGAATATAAACGGCGCCAGGGGGCAGTTGGCCCTAAAGTTACGTCGCGCAGTTTTGGTAAAGAACGGCGTTACCCGATAACCAGCCATTTTTTATATACAATGCTGGCGCTGTAATCGGATTAAGTTTTAAAAGAAGCAGGAGCTAGCATGAAAAAGGTTGAAGCCATCATTAAGCCATTTAAGCTGGATGATGTGCGTGCCGCGCTTTCAGACGTAGGTATCGCCGGTATGACTGTCTCTGAAGTAAAAGGATTTGGCCGTCAGAAAGGGCACACTGAGTTATATCGTGGTGCCGAGTATATGGTCGACTTCTTGCCTAAGGTTAAAGTTGAAGTGGTAATAGCTGATGCTGATCTGGATCGTTGTGTAGAGGCTATTATGGAAACAGCTCAAACCGGAAAAATTGGTGACGGCAAAATTTTTATTTCAGATATCAGCCGGGTTATTCGGATTCGTACTGGGGAAGAAAATGAAGACGCGGTGTAAGACCGCGCCTTTTATTTCAGAAGAGCTCGTTATTCTGGAAAATTGAGAGCCAGCACTTGCTGAGCGTCATCTCTTAAGTTATCCAGTTCAAGCGCCGAATAGGCCTCAACCATGATTTCCAGCCCTCGTTTCACTTCTGGGGTACTGGGAAAGCTTTCTAAAATATAGCGTCCGCGGTTGGCTGCAGCCATGTAAGCTTCGCGACGCAGATAGTACTCTGCTATGGCTAGTTCGTGTCTGGCGAGCCGCGATTTTATGCCCAGCATACGAGCTTGTGCATCTGCCGCGTACTGACTTTCAGGATGGCGCTGTAAAAGCTCCCGGAAATCATTAAAAGCCTGTTCGGCGTAACCTGGATCACGATCAGAGCGATCTATTCCCGCCAGCTGCTGCAACATATTGCCTTCCAGCTGCAGGTGCACTAAACCTCGCATGTAACGTGCATAATCAGCGTCTGCATGGTTAGGGTTGAGGCGTAAAAAACGGTCAATGGTGGTAAGAGCCCTGTCCTGATCGCTCACCTGGTAATAAACATAGATTAAATCAAGTTGTACCTGATTAGCATGAGCACCAAAAGGATAACGGGTGTTCATATTCCGCAATACCTGAGCGGCCTGGGTAAAGTTACCGCTTTGCATGTAACCCTGAGCTTGGCTATACATTTGATTAGCAGACCCACGAACTTCGCGATCCTGGTTTGAAGAGCAGCCAGTAATGGCTAAAGTTGTTAAAAATATGGCGAGGAGCACTACTTTCATAAGGAACCTTTGCGACCTTTCTTTCTATTTTGCTTTAGTTATACCTGTCACAACAGGTACACTTGCGATTAGACTTAAGCATTCTACCTTAGCGACTACAGGTTTCACAGCAGATATTTATGAACCAGCATATTACTCATAGTGCAATTATAGAAGAGCAACAAGCAGGCTGGCGTTTCGACCAGGCGCTTGCGGAATTGTTCCCGGATTATTCTCGTTCGCGGTTAAAAGAATGGATCCAGGCGGGGGCCGTAGAACTGGATGGACAGGTCGTTACGAAGCCCAGGGAAAAAGTACTCGCTGGCATGTCGGTGGAGCTGGATGTGGTGGTGGAAGCCGAAGAGCGTTTTCTGGCGCAACCTATTGAGCTGGATATTGTTTATGAGGATGCTGATATTCTGGTTGTGAATAAGCCAGCCGGGTTGGTGGTTCATCCAGGAGCAGGCACTCCGGACGGTACGGTTTTGAATGCATTACTGCATCACCACCCTGAAATTGCTCAGGTACCCCGGGCAGGTATCGTACATCGTTTAGATAAAGATACCACAGGGCTCATGGTGGTAGCCAAAACATTGCCCGCTCAGACCCATTTAGTAAATGCTTTGCAGGCCCGCGAGATTACCCGGGAATATGAAGCTATAGTAAATGGTGTAATGACCGGAGGTGGTTTGGTCGATGAACCTATTGGGCGACATCCAACCAAACGTACTAGTATGGCAGTAGTGAGCAGTGGTAAACCCGCGGTGACTCATTATCGAGTGGCAGAGCGGTTTCGCTTACATACTCGTCTTAGGTTACGTTTGGAAAGTGGACGAACGCACCAGATACGGGTACATATGGCACATATCAGGCATCCGCTTATTGGTGACACTCAATACGGTGGACGGCCAAGACCGCCTCAGGGCGCGGGTGAAGAGTTACTGCAAGGGTTGCGTATTTTTAAACGACAAGCCTTACATGCGGTCAAACTTGAACTGGATCATCCTGTCACTGGAGAACGGCTTGCCTGGGAGGCTGCTATTCCTGATGACATGGTAAAAATTGCAGAACTACTACGCAAGGATGCGCACGAGATGAAAGATGATAAATACCTTTAAAGCCGATTGGCCAGTAATTAACGATGTACAGGCGCTGACAACCTCACGTCATGGCGGGGTTAGCGTTGCACCTTATGGCGAACTTAACCTCGCTACCCATGTGGGTGATCTGCCAGCCGCCGTGCAACAGAACCGTCGTCGTTTGGTAAAGCAGTTGCAACTTCCTGATGAGCC encodes:
- the fliN gene encoding flagellar motor switch protein FliN → MSDKDDNDTHDEMDDWEAAMAEQEDTEKAEDEVEGDNVLGAKRAELEELSDDSNQSPEERRKLDAILDIPVTISMEVGRSQISIRNLLQLNQGSVVELERVAGEPLDVLVNGTLIAHGEVVVVNDKFGIRLTDVISQLERIRKLR
- the glnB gene encoding nitrogen regulatory protein P-II, whose protein sequence is MKKVEAIIKPFKLDDVRAALSDVGIAGMTVSEVKGFGRQKGHTELYRGAEYMVDFLPKVKVEVVIADADLDRCVEAIMETAQTGKIGDGKIFISDISRVIRIRTGEENEDAV
- the fliQ gene encoding flagellar biosynthesis protein FliQ — protein: MSPEVFLDVFRDALFMIVVLVSAIIIPSLLVGLAVAVFQAATSINEQTLSFLPRLLVTLTVIGLGGHWFVQMLMDFTIGMYMRIPEVVG
- the fliR gene encoding flagellar biosynthetic protein FliR, with product MNILESVVLDWLAQHYWPFVRVSSMFLTMAVFSGQGLPARIKIFFSVAIVFAIAPALPAVEMPFEPVSLSGMLVTVQQILVGVALGFLSLLAVNTFTIAGQVLGMQVGLGFAAMVDPNSGQQVPVLAQFYLLMATLMFLAFDGHLLMLRVVVHSFEAIPVGPMGLDAESFFYIANWATWMFSAALGFALSAMISILLINLSFGVMTRASPQLNIFTIGFPITMISGLMVLWLTVGNFVVHFENQWQRAINGMCFLLGGNC
- the fliM gene encoding flagellar motor switch protein FliM, whose amino-acid sequence is MAVSDLLSQDEIDALLHGVDDVEEDNVDAAGTSADAMDYDFSSQDRIVRGRMPTLEIVNERFARHMRISLFNMMRRSAEVSINGVQMIKFGEYVHTLFVPTSLNMVRFRPLKGTALITMEARLVFILVDNFFGGDGRYHAKIEGREFTPTERRIIQMLLKLIFEDYKEAWAPVMDVGFEYLDSEVNPAMANIVSPTEVIVISSFHIELDGGGGDFHIALPYSMLEPIRELLDAGVQSDKEDTDLRWGKALRDEIMDVPVELKAKLLDTELSLREVMDLQSGDVIPIDMPEDLTVYIEELPTFRAKMGQSRDNVALKISEKIRRPETVKSDIHMLTRGGQRIGGDAELQQLEEDFDV
- a CDS encoding NAD+ synthase; the encoded protein is MAAELTIALAQINLTVGAISANTEKVVQLIKEQSDADIIVFPELTLTGYPLEDIVYRSDLYHALEEAIERVIEASQETAVLIGYPETDGKQIYNVVSVFHQGQRLAHYRKQLLPNYSIFDEKRYFTAGEESCVFEFKGHQIGLLICEDLWQPEPIARAKACGAELILSVNASPYEEYKAAQRLQVLHQRSTETNLPVVYVNQVGGQDEFIFDGNSVVLDAAGEARVQLAHCEEEIYNARFEDGVLKDSYQAPQLSAEAALYKALVLALRDYVEKNGFKKLLLGLSGGIDSALTLALAVDAVGADKVRAVMMPYQYTADISVEDARQQAEWLGCQFDIVPVAGMVDSYMQVLPSLTGEKELDTTEENLQARCRGVLLMAISNKEGSLLLSTGNKSELAVGYCTLYGDMCGGFAPVKDVSKGLVYTLSRYRNTLGKAIPERVIERPPSAELAPEQKDEDSLPPYPILDEIIAAYVEQDQSLADMINAGYDEETVRHIVRLIDRNEYKRRQGAVGPKVTSRSFGKERRYPITSHFLYTMLAL
- the rluD gene encoding 23S rRNA pseudouridine(1911/1915/1917) synthase RluD; this translates as MNQHITHSAIIEEQQAGWRFDQALAELFPDYSRSRLKEWIQAGAVELDGQVVTKPREKVLAGMSVELDVVVEAEERFLAQPIELDIVYEDADILVVNKPAGLVVHPGAGTPDGTVLNALLHHHPEIAQVPRAGIVHRLDKDTTGLMVVAKTLPAQTHLVNALQAREITREYEAIVNGVMTGGGLVDEPIGRHPTKRTSMAVVSSGKPAVTHYRVAERFRLHTRLRLRLESGRTHQIRVHMAHIRHPLIGDTQYGGRPRPPQGAGEELLQGLRIFKRQALHAVKLELDHPVTGERLAWEAAIPDDMVKIAELLRKDAHEMKDDKYL
- the fliO gene encoding flagellar biosynthetic protein FliO is translated as MEQTGALSWADAGSTLLMLLVVLVVIILLAGLVRKLNMRMPTYNSPVKILSSVALGPKERLVIVSIGEQKLLLGVTAHQIQLLQTLPDDFKVKDTDKSASSSFAQQVITAIRRDR
- the flhB gene encoding flagellar biosynthesis protein FlhB, which gives rise to MAETDQERTEEPTQKKLDDAKKKGQIARSKEMGTLGVLLSAAIGMLAVGSWMAEAMLSIMARQFSVSREVIFDENATINIWSGILSTLMVPLGTFFAIVVFGAFVGNTIVGGFNFSWQGASFKPNKMSPLKGFKRMFGTQALVELLKAIAKFSVVAVSAFFLLRWQFPNILMLSYGIIPQTMNDAVLLLGLMFLLLVCSLLIIVAIDVPFQRYNHNKQLRMTKQEVKDERKNAEGSPEVKGKIRQMQLSMAMKRMMQDIPQADVIVTNPTHFAVALSYNPLSKGAPMVVAKGNDEVAARIREVAMDSEVPIVQSAALARAIYYSTKIGQEVPEGLFVAVAQILAYVFQLKDYKRGQGKRPKQPKDSPIPEDLQHE
- the fliP gene encoding flagellar type III secretion system pore protein FliP (The bacterial flagellar biogenesis protein FliP forms a type III secretion system (T3SS)-type pore required for flagellar assembly.), whose product is MKSKLIALLITSVALFIATFIPEAQAQDTLSAITVTTNEDGSQEYSVTLQILVIMTALSFIPAMVIMMTSFTRIIVVLAILRQAIGLQSSPSNQILIGITLFLTFFIMTPVLNTINEDALQPYLAEEIAPLEAVDRARAPVQAFMLSQTRLTDLETFIDISGYEGIEGPEDVPMTILIPAFITSELKTAFQIGFMIFIPFLIIDLVVASVLMAMGMMMLSPMIVSLPFKLMLFVLVDGWSMVMRTLAGSYGL
- a CDS encoding outer membrane protein assembly factor BamD codes for the protein MKVVLLAIFLTTLAITGCSSNQDREVRGSANQMYSQAQGYMQSGNFTQAAQVLRNMNTRYPFGAHANQVQLDLIYVYYQVSDQDRALTTIDRFLRLNPNHADADYARYMRGLVHLQLEGNMLQQLAGIDRSDRDPGYAEQAFNDFRELLQRHPESQYAADAQARMLGIKSRLARHELAIAEYYLRREAYMAAANRGRYILESFPSTPEVKRGLEIMVEAYSALELDNLRDDAQQVLALNFPE